A stretch of DNA from Candidatus Margulisiibacteriota bacterium:
TCACGCGTCACTCTTTACTCTTCACTCTTCACTCTTCACTTTTCACGTTTCACTTTAAATAAGTTTCTGCTTTATCAGTTCCCAGGCAATCTGCACAGCATTAAGTGCAGCTCCTTTTCTAAGATTGTTGGACACAATAAACATGGCTATCCCATTGGGTACTGTAAAATCGCGCCTTATCCTGCCTACAAATGTGTCGTTTTCCTCCACACAATCAATCGGGGTAGGATACATGCCTTTGGCAGGATCATCCATAAGTTTTATGCCCGGAGATTTAGCCAAAAGTTTTTGAACATCTTTTACTTCAAACTTTTTTTCAACTTCTATATTCAAAGATTCGCTATGTCCTATAAATACAGGCACACGCACACATGTGGCCACGACTTCGATACTTTCATCACCGATAATTTTTTTTGTTTCATTGGTCATTTTCATTTCTTCTTTGGTATAACCATTATCAGTAAACACATCAATCTGCGGGATAAGGTTAAACGCTATCTGTCTGGTAAATTTTTTCGGTTTGCCTGCGCCCCTGCCATTCAGAATATTCGCTGTCTGTTCCAGCAGTTCATCCATAGCTGCTTTACCCGCTCCGGCAGTGGCCTGATAGGTGGATACAACTACCCTTTTAATCCGGTACTTGTCATGTATAGGTTTCAAAGCCAGCACCATTTGCGCAGTCGAACAATTGGGATTGGCGATAATACCTTTATGCTTTTTAATATCCCGGGCATTTACTTCCGGCACCACCAGCGGTATATCTTTTTTCATCCTGAAAAAACTGGTATTGTCTATTACCACCGCTCCGGCTTTGGCGGCCAGAGGAGCGAATTTTTCGCTCACTGCCGAACCCGCGCTGAACAAAGCAATATCTATACCCTTAAAAGAATTTTCTTTTAAGGTCTGTACCTTATATTCTTTATTATGCAATACAACCTTTTTACCTTCGGACTTTTCAGAAGCCAGTGGAATCAGATTTTTTACAGGAAACTTGAGTTCCTCCAGCATCTTGATCATTTCCGTTCCGACCAGACCGGTTGCGCCTACTACCGCTACATTATATTCCTTCATTATTTTAACTCCTTCTTAAACTCACCC
This window harbors:
- a CDS encoding aspartate-semialdehyde dehydrogenase, with the translated sequence MKEYNVAVVGATGLVGTEMIKMLEELKFPVKNLIPLASEKSEGKKVVLHNKEYKVQTLKENSFKGIDIALFSAGSAVSEKFAPLAAKAGAVVIDNTSFFRMKKDIPLVVPEVNARDIKKHKGIIANPNCSTAQMVLALKPIHDKYRIKRVVVSTYQATAGAGKAAMDELLEQTANILNGRGAGKPKKFTRQIAFNLIPQIDVFTDNGYTKEEMKMTNETKKIIGDESIEVVATCVRVPVFIGHSESLNIEVEKKFEVKDVQKLLAKSPGIKLMDDPAKGMYPTPIDCVEENDTFVGRIRRDFTVPNGIAMFIVSNNLRKGAALNAVQIAWELIKQKLI